The Pleomorphomonas sp. T1.2MG-36 genome has a segment encoding these proteins:
- a CDS encoding ABC transporter ATP-binding protein, with amino-acid sequence MSGDFRTVPVLSVDGLTVDALTDRGAKRVLDAVSFDLAAGETLCLAGESGSGKSVTSLSVMRLLPRASLRIVSGSIKLGDRDLTGLSERAMREVRGRDIAMIFQEPMTSLNPVMTIGKQLVEPILIHQGGNEASARAQALRMLEAVQITEPARRLGQYPHELSGGMRQRVMIAMALSCRPKVLIADEPTTALDVTVQAQILKLMRELKGEFGTSTILITHDMGVVAEMADRVAVMKDGRLVEIGSAVDIFERPTETYTRELIAAVPRIGARAGTDGPPAITAEAKAAPPAEKSLQPVLAVNNLKVTYGARASLFGHKAGQLAVDGVSFELRAGRTLGLVGESGSGKSTTGKAVLGLIPYEGYVAIDGEELMDLSVRAMRPVRRLAQMIFQDPYASLDSRMTVGAAIAEPMLIHGIGDRTDRTDRVAELLRRVGLTPDVASRYPHEFSGGQRQRICIARALSLKPKLIVADESVAALDVSVRAKVLDLMLELQETEGLAYLFISHDMAVIERMSHDVAVMNGGRIVEHGPRRAVFENPEQDYTRRLIAAVPIPDPSQRRLAMAG; translated from the coding sequence ATGAGCGGAGACTTCAGGACAGTGCCGGTGCTCAGCGTCGACGGACTGACCGTCGACGCTCTGACCGATCGCGGGGCAAAGCGCGTGCTCGACGCCGTGAGCTTCGATCTGGCGGCCGGAGAGACGCTTTGTCTTGCCGGCGAAAGCGGGTCGGGCAAGTCGGTCACCTCGCTGTCCGTGATGCGGCTTCTGCCGCGCGCCTCGCTGCGCATCGTCTCCGGCTCGATCAAGCTCGGCGACCGCGACCTCACCGGCCTCAGTGAACGGGCCATGCGGGAGGTGCGCGGCCGCGACATCGCCATGATCTTCCAGGAGCCGATGACATCGCTCAATCCGGTGATGACCATCGGCAAGCAGCTGGTCGAACCCATCCTGATCCACCAGGGCGGCAACGAGGCCTCCGCCCGCGCCCAGGCGCTGCGCATGCTGGAGGCGGTGCAGATCACCGAGCCGGCAAGGCGCCTCGGCCAGTATCCGCACGAACTCTCGGGCGGCATGCGCCAGCGGGTGATGATCGCCATGGCGCTGTCCTGCCGGCCCAAGGTGCTGATCGCCGACGAGCCCACCACGGCCCTCGACGTCACCGTTCAGGCGCAGATCCTGAAGCTGATGCGCGAGCTGAAGGGCGAGTTCGGCACCTCCACCATCCTGATCACCCACGACATGGGCGTCGTCGCCGAGATGGCCGACCGGGTCGCCGTCATGAAGGACGGCCGCCTCGTCGAAATCGGCTCGGCGGTCGACATCTTCGAGCGGCCGACGGAGACCTACACGCGCGAGCTGATCGCCGCCGTTCCCCGCATCGGCGCCCGCGCCGGCACCGACGGTCCGCCGGCCATCACCGCCGAGGCCAAGGCGGCGCCGCCGGCCGAAAAGTCGCTGCAACCGGTCCTGGCCGTCAACAATCTCAAGGTGACCTACGGCGCCCGCGCCAGCCTGTTCGGCCACAAGGCCGGGCAGCTCGCTGTGGACGGCGTCTCTTTCGAGCTCAGAGCCGGCCGGACGCTCGGCCTCGTCGGCGAGAGCGGTTCGGGCAAGTCGACCACCGGCAAGGCCGTGCTCGGCCTCATCCCCTACGAGGGCTATGTCGCCATCGACGGCGAGGAACTGATGGATCTCTCCGTCCGGGCCATGCGGCCGGTCAGGCGCCTTGCCCAGATGATCTTCCAGGACCCCTACGCATCCCTCGACAGCCGCATGACGGTGGGCGCCGCCATTGCCGAGCCGATGCTGATCCACGGCATCGGCGACCGGACGGACCGGACCGATCGGGTGGCCGAGCTGCTGCGCCGCGTCGGCCTGACGCCGGATGTGGCGAGCCGCTATCCGCACGAGTTCTCCGGCGGCCAGCGCCAGCGCATCTGCATCGCCCGCGCCCTGTCGCTGAAACCGAAGCTGATCGTCGCCGACGAGAGCGTCGCCGCGCTGGACGTCTCGGTCCGGGCCAAGGTGCTCGACCTGATGCTGGAACTGCAGGAAACCGAAGGGCTGGCCTACCTGTTCATCTCGCACGACATGGCGGTCATCGAGCGCATGTCGCACGACGTCGCGGTGATGAACGGCGGCCGGATCGTCGAACACGGCCCACGCCGCGCCGTCTTCGAAAATCCCGAGCAGGACTACACCCGCCGCCTGATCGCCGCTGTCCCGATCCCCGATCCATCCCAGCGACGCCTGGCCATGGCCGGCTGA
- a CDS encoding LysR substrate-binding domain-containing protein: MAVSRLPSLNALKAFESVARLGALNRAAEELNVTESAVSRQIRALEDDLRVELFRRVHRGVRLSPEGEQLALSLGTAFEAMRRGVEQIRARPGVVRVRTPPTFGARWLLPRLRSFETANPDLSVRVSVLWENMDPSDVENDVGILYESRQWQPEDLVPFLMERLTPVCSPAYYQTVAHLDPPERIRRGQILHGSGFADWKRWVQRAFGDEALDVEHGEIFDTMDTALRAAEAGRGFAIGDLSMIGDDIGLGRLVAPFNIVTGGVDNLYLVRRDRLRPKPEVTRFVEWLYAQVEEMNEAG; this comes from the coding sequence GTGGCCGTCAGCCGCCTGCCCAGCCTCAACGCCCTCAAGGCCTTCGAAAGCGTCGCCCGTCTCGGCGCACTCAACCGCGCGGCCGAGGAACTCAACGTCACCGAGAGCGCCGTCAGCCGGCAGATCCGCGCGCTGGAGGACGACCTGCGCGTCGAGCTGTTCCGCCGCGTCCATCGCGGCGTGAGGCTGTCGCCGGAGGGCGAGCAGCTGGCGCTGTCGCTCGGCACCGCCTTCGAGGCGATGCGGCGCGGCGTCGAGCAGATCCGCGCCCGCCCCGGCGTCGTTCGCGTCCGCACGCCGCCCACCTTCGGCGCCCGCTGGCTGCTGCCGCGCCTCAGAAGCTTCGAGACTGCCAACCCCGACCTTTCGGTACGGGTGTCGGTGCTGTGGGAGAACATGGACCCGAGCGACGTCGAGAACGACGTCGGCATCCTCTATGAGTCGCGCCAATGGCAGCCCGAGGACCTGGTGCCCTTCCTGATGGAGCGGCTGACGCCGGTGTGCTCGCCAGCCTATTACCAGACCGTCGCCCATCTCGATCCGCCCGAGCGGATCCGTCGCGGCCAGATCCTGCACGGCTCGGGCTTTGCCGACTGGAAGCGCTGGGTGCAGAGGGCCTTCGGCGACGAGGCGCTCGACGTCGAGCACGGCGAGATCTTCGACACCATGGACACCGCCCTGCGCGCTGCCGAAGCCGGGCGCGGCTTTGCCATCGGCGACCTCTCCATGATCGGTGACGACATCGGCCTCGGTCGCCTCGTGGCGCCGTTCAACATCGTCACCGGCGGCGTCGACAATCTCTACCTCGTCCGCCGCGACCGCCTCCGGCCGAAGCCCGAGGTGACGCGCTTCGTCGAATGGCTATACGCCCAGGTCGAGGAGATGAACGAAGCGGGGTGA
- a CDS encoding tRNA-binding protein, producing MSEIIGYDDFLKVDIRVGRIIAAEVFKEARRPAYKLRIDFGPEIGERRSSAQITENYAVDNLVGRLVLAVVNFPPKQIGPMRSEVLTLGVPDANGHVVLVAPDKDAVVGGRLY from the coding sequence GTGAGCGAGATCATCGGCTACGACGACTTCCTGAAAGTCGACATCCGCGTCGGCCGCATCATTGCGGCCGAGGTGTTCAAGGAGGCGCGGCGGCCGGCCTACAAGCTGCGCATCGACTTCGGGCCGGAAATCGGCGAGCGGCGCTCGTCGGCGCAGATCACCGAGAACTATGCGGTGGACAATCTCGTCGGCCGGCTGGTGCTCGCCGTGGTCAACTTCCCGCCCAAGCAGATCGGCCCGATGCGCTCGGAGGTGCTGACGCTGGGCGTGCCGGACGCCAACGGCCACGTGGTGCTGGTGGCGCCGGACAAGGATGCCGTGGTCGGCGGCCGCCTGTACTAA
- a CDS encoding ABC transporter substrate-binding protein codes for MTHWLQRTALAGLMALTPLVALADETPVKGATIVVTYKDDIATLDPAIGYDWQNWSMIKSLFSRLMEYTPGTADLVPSLAESFEITPDGLTYTFKLRKGVKFSNGREVVASDVKYSIERAVNPKTQGPGAGFFGAIAGFDDLSGGKAEGLSGIETPDDGTVVFKLSRPDATFLHVLAINFASIVPKEVVEAEGQDFGKKPVGSGAFVLKDWVIGQKLVFAKNPNFYVKDTPKIDGFTVEVGQEPLVALLRLQQGEVDIAGDGIPPAKFLEIKNGPDAADIIVDGEQLQTGYVALNTRVKPLDNVKVRQALNMAVNKERITRIVNGRATPANQPLPPLMPGYDKDFKGYAYDIEKAKALLAEAGFPDGFTTALYASSTDPNPRIAQALQQDFAAIGVKAEIKALANANVIAAGGTEGEAPMIWSGGMAWIADFPDPSNFYGPILGCAGATQGGWNWSWYCNKDLDARAIAADAMSDPAKKDERAKLWGSVFTDLMADAPWIPVFNERRVVAKSKRMGGPGNFYIDPTRVINYDAIYVKQ; via the coding sequence ATGACACATTGGCTGCAAAGAACCGCGCTGGCCGGCCTGATGGCGCTGACGCCACTCGTCGCGCTCGCCGACGAGACGCCCGTCAAGGGCGCCACCATCGTCGTCACCTACAAGGACGACATCGCCACGCTCGACCCGGCCATCGGCTACGACTGGCAGAACTGGTCGATGATCAAGAGCCTGTTCTCCCGCCTGATGGAATACACCCCCGGCACGGCCGATCTGGTGCCGTCGCTGGCCGAGAGCTTCGAGATCACGCCGGACGGCCTGACCTACACCTTCAAGCTCCGCAAGGGCGTGAAGTTCTCCAACGGCCGCGAAGTGGTGGCCTCCGACGTCAAGTATTCCATCGAACGCGCCGTCAATCCCAAGACGCAAGGCCCCGGCGCCGGTTTCTTCGGCGCCATCGCCGGCTTCGACGACCTGTCGGGCGGCAAGGCCGAGGGTCTTTCCGGCATCGAGACGCCCGATGACGGCACCGTCGTCTTCAAGCTCAGCCGGCCCGATGCCACCTTCCTGCATGTGCTCGCCATCAACTTCGCTTCGATCGTGCCGAAGGAAGTCGTCGAGGCGGAAGGCCAGGACTTCGGCAAGAAGCCGGTCGGCTCGGGCGCCTTCGTGCTGAAGGATTGGGTGATCGGCCAGAAGCTGGTGTTCGCGAAGAACCCGAACTTCTACGTCAAGGACACGCCGAAGATCGACGGCTTCACCGTCGAGGTCGGCCAGGAGCCGCTGGTGGCGCTCCTGCGCCTGCAGCAGGGCGAGGTGGACATCGCCGGCGACGGCATTCCCCCGGCGAAGTTCCTTGAGATCAAGAACGGACCCGACGCCGCCGACATCATCGTCGATGGCGAGCAGTTGCAGACCGGCTACGTCGCCCTCAACACCCGCGTCAAGCCGCTCGACAACGTCAAGGTGCGCCAGGCCCTCAACATGGCCGTCAACAAGGAGCGCATCACCCGCATCGTCAACGGCAGAGCCACGCCGGCCAACCAGCCGCTGCCGCCGCTGATGCCCGGCTACGACAAGGACTTCAAGGGCTACGCCTACGACATCGAGAAGGCCAAGGCGCTGCTTGCCGAAGCCGGCTTCCCCGATGGCTTTACGACGGCGCTCTACGCCTCCTCGACCGACCCCAACCCGCGCATCGCCCAGGCGCTGCAGCAGGACTTCGCCGCCATCGGCGTCAAGGCCGAGATCAAGGCGCTGGCCAATGCCAACGTCATCGCCGCCGGTGGTACCGAGGGCGAGGCGCCGATGATCTGGTCGGGCGGCATGGCCTGGATCGCCGATTTCCCCGATCCCTCCAACTTCTACGGCCCGATTCTCGGCTGCGCCGGTGCTACCCAGGGCGGTTGGAACTGGTCCTGGTACTGCAACAAGGACCTCGACGCCCGCGCCATCGCGGCCGATGCGATGTCCGATCCGGCCAAGAAGGACGAGCGCGCCAAGCTCTGGGGCTCGGTGTTCACCGACCTGATGGCCGACGCGCCGTGGATCCCGGTGTTCAACGAGCGCCGCGTCGTCGCCAAGTCCAAGCGTATGGGCGGGCCGGGCAACTTCTACATCGACCCGACGCGCGTCATCAACTACGACGCCATCTATGTGAAGCAATAA
- a CDS encoding transporter substrate-binding domain-containing protein, whose amino-acid sequence MVGTIKVGILFSCTGPYGSIGLDCRDGAALAFAEASEMAGDGLAFEPVYANPEGEPRAYLEQARAMLRDDGCRLIIGTITSLARKEVIPLIEKHDGLLWYICPYEGFEANENVIYTGACPNQHLMPLFEHLLPRQGRRVYLIGANYVWGWEMNRIARDLLRDAGGEVVGERYLPIEETDVDRLIVDIRSRRPDFILNNLIGPSSHAFLRAYKALGDADPAFRPEVRPVVSCDLTEAEIGEIGLGLSTGHLSAASYFGTLATPENERFRARAAATLGTDRRLSSFVEGAYVAAHMLMDAVRAAGSDEPSAVRAAVHARLFETPHGPMRIDPRTNHAALPFHLGRIRDDGDFDIIASRPAMVADPYMTAPREGGRSGLRVVS is encoded by the coding sequence ATGGTCGGTACGATCAAGGTCGGTATCCTGTTCTCCTGCACCGGACCCTATGGCTCCATAGGGCTCGACTGTCGCGACGGGGCGGCGCTCGCCTTTGCCGAGGCCAGCGAGATGGCCGGCGACGGGCTTGCCTTCGAGCCGGTCTACGCCAACCCCGAGGGCGAGCCGCGCGCCTATCTGGAACAGGCGCGCGCCATGCTGCGCGACGACGGCTGTCGCCTGATCATCGGAACCATCACCTCGCTCGCCCGCAAGGAAGTCATCCCGCTCATCGAAAAGCACGACGGCCTGCTCTGGTACATCTGTCCCTACGAGGGCTTCGAGGCCAACGAGAACGTCATCTACACCGGCGCCTGCCCCAACCAGCACCTGATGCCGCTGTTCGAGCATCTGCTGCCGAGGCAGGGCCGGCGGGTCTATCTCATCGGCGCCAACTATGTCTGGGGCTGGGAGATGAACCGCATCGCCCGCGACCTCTTGCGGGACGCTGGCGGCGAGGTGGTGGGCGAGCGCTACCTGCCCATCGAGGAAACCGATGTCGACAGGCTGATCGTCGACATCCGGAGCCGCCGCCCCGATTTCATCCTCAACAATCTGATCGGCCCGTCGAGCCATGCCTTCCTGAGGGCCTACAAGGCGCTCGGCGATGCCGACCCCGCCTTCCGGCCGGAGGTACGCCCCGTGGTGAGCTGCGATCTCACCGAGGCCGAGATCGGCGAGATCGGCCTTGGCCTGTCCACCGGCCACCTGTCGGCCGCCAGCTATTTCGGCACCCTGGCGACGCCGGAGAACGAGCGCTTTCGGGCGCGCGCCGCCGCCACCCTGGGCACGGACCGCCGGCTCTCGTCCTTCGTCGAAGGCGCCTATGTCGCCGCGCACATGCTGATGGACGCGGTCCGCGCCGCCGGAAGCGACGAGCCGTCCGCCGTGCGCGCGGCGGTCCACGCCCGCCTGTTCGAAACGCCGCATGGCCCGATGCGCATCGATCCGCGGACCAACCACGCCGCCCTGCCGTTCCACCTCGGCCGCATCCGCGACGATGGCGACTTCGACATCATCGCCAGCCGCCCAGCCATGGTGGCCGACCCCTACATGACGGCGCCGCGCGAAGGCGGCCGGTCCGGCCTGAGGGTGGTGTCATGA
- a CDS encoding acetamidase/formamidase family protein codes for MCVACDYTIHRRDHHYGWSRDFTPAAVAKSGSTIHFECLDSSGGQLGTGSTVADVVNLDFAKVNPVTGPVYVEGAQPGDVLKVEIREFVPSGIGWTAVIPGFGLLADQFTDPALHIWTYDPGTMAPSLFGPGGSVPLKPFAGTIGVAPAEPGVHSVVPPRRVGGNLDIRDLSSGVTLYLPVEVEGALFSVGDTHAAQGDGEVCGTAIESAMNVTLTLSVLKGQTLESPRFTTPGPVTRHLDAAGYEVTTGVGPDLLTASREALSRMIDLLSREHGYAPADAYMLCSVAGDLRISEIVDMPNVVVSFYFPRIVLS; via the coding sequence ATGTGCGTTGCCTGCGACTACACCATCCATCGCCGCGATCATCATTATGGCTGGAGCCGCGATTTCACGCCGGCCGCCGTGGCGAAATCCGGCTCGACCATCCATTTCGAGTGCCTTGATAGTTCCGGCGGCCAGCTCGGCACGGGTTCGACGGTGGCCGATGTGGTCAACCTCGATTTCGCCAAGGTCAACCCGGTCACCGGCCCGGTCTACGTCGAAGGCGCCCAGCCCGGCGACGTGCTGAAGGTCGAGATTCGCGAGTTCGTTCCTTCCGGCATCGGCTGGACGGCGGTGATTCCCGGCTTCGGCCTGTTGGCCGACCAGTTCACCGATCCGGCCCTGCACATCTGGACATACGACCCCGGCACCATGGCGCCGTCGCTGTTCGGCCCCGGCGGCAGCGTGCCGCTCAAGCCGTTCGCCGGCACCATCGGCGTCGCCCCGGCCGAGCCGGGCGTCCACTCGGTGGTGCCGCCGCGCCGCGTCGGCGGCAATCTCGACATTCGCGACCTCTCCTCGGGCGTCACGCTCTATCTGCCGGTCGAGGTCGAAGGCGCCCTGTTCTCGGTCGGCGACACGCACGCCGCCCAGGGCGACGGCGAGGTCTGCGGCACCGCCATCGAAAGCGCCATGAACGTCACGCTAACGCTGAGCGTTCTCAAGGGACAGACGCTCGAAAGCCCCCGCTTCACCACACCAGGGCCGGTCACGCGCCATCTCGACGCCGCCGGCTACGAGGTGACCACCGGCGTCGGCCCCGACCTCCTCACCGCGTCGCGCGAGGCGCTCAGCCGGATGATCGATCTCCTCTCCAGGGAGCACGGCTACGCTCCGGCCGACGCCTACATGCTCTGCTCGGTGGCCGGCGATCTGCGCATTTCCGAGATCGTCGACATGCCCAACGTGGTGGTGAGCTTCTATTTCCCGAGGATCGTGCTGTCGTGA
- a CDS encoding ABC transporter permease: protein MRIAREFLRRPTAVFGLVVVLLVVVGALTAPLIAPYAPDEQLFDGLTLEGAPIGPDAAFLLGTDTLGRDLLTRLLFGARTSLIIGVVANGTAVAIGLGVGMLAGYLRGPAGNALMRFTDLMMAFPALLLAIVLAALFHPSLWIVAMVIAMVNWVQVARIVYTETRGLVERDFILAERSLGAGHGRIVFRHILPHLMPTAIVWGTLGIATTVLLEATLSFLGVGVQPPEPSWGNIIFESQSFFTAAPWLVIFPGIAILLTALSFNLVGDALRDILDPTQRGRM from the coding sequence ATGCGCATCGCCCGTGAATTCCTGCGCCGCCCCACGGCCGTCTTCGGCCTCGTCGTGGTGCTCCTGGTGGTGGTCGGCGCCCTCACCGCGCCGCTGATCGCCCCCTACGCCCCCGACGAGCAGCTGTTCGATGGCCTGACCCTCGAAGGCGCGCCCATCGGCCCCGATGCCGCCTTCCTGCTCGGCACCGACACGCTCGGCCGCGACCTGCTGACCCGCCTGCTGTTCGGCGCCCGCACCTCGCTGATCATCGGCGTCGTCGCCAACGGCACGGCCGTCGCCATCGGCCTCGGCGTCGGCATGCTGGCCGGCTACCTGCGCGGCCCGGCCGGCAATGCCCTGATGCGCTTCACCGACCTGATGATGGCCTTTCCGGCGCTGCTGCTCGCCATCGTTCTGGCCGCGCTGTTCCACCCCAGCCTCTGGATCGTGGCCATGGTGATCGCCATGGTCAACTGGGTGCAGGTGGCGCGCATCGTCTACACCGAGACGCGCGGCCTCGTGGAGCGCGACTTCATCCTGGCCGAACGGTCGCTGGGCGCCGGCCACGGCCGCATCGTCTTCCGCCATATCCTGCCGCACCTGATGCCGACCGCCATCGTCTGGGGCACGCTCGGCATCGCCACCACTGTGCTGCTCGAGGCGACGCTGTCCTTCCTCGGCGTTGGCGTGCAGCCGCCCGAACCCTCCTGGGGCAACATCATCTTCGAAAGCCAGAGCTTCTTCACGGCGGCGCCCTGGCTGGTGATCTTCCCCGGCATCGCCATCCTGCTGACGGCGCTGTCCTTCAATCTGGTCGGAGATGCCTTGCGCGACATCCTGGACCCGACCCAGCGCGGGAGGATGTGA
- a CDS encoding ABC transporter permease: MIELILRRLGGALMILFGVAAITFVLLYALPADPAVQLAGRSATAQTVANIRHELGLDQPLIVQFIHYLGNLVQGDFGRSYTQKTEVMTLILARLPATLILMVSGILVEVAIGLTLGTVAALNRGGFVDRLVMTVSFVGVSAPQFVVALLLLYVFAATLQWFPMSGFGTFNHVVLPALTLGVLGAGWYARMVRSAMIDVLNQDYVRTARAKGVAERNVILRHAVPNALLPIVAMIGIDVGQFMGGVVVVEAVYGWPGIGQLAWQAIQQVDIPIIMGVTLISSLAIVTGNLIADLVAPLIDPRIRAR, encoded by the coding sequence ATGATCGAGCTGATCCTGCGCCGGCTCGGCGGCGCGCTGATGATCCTGTTCGGCGTCGCGGCCATCACCTTCGTGCTGCTCTACGCCTTGCCTGCCGACCCGGCGGTGCAGCTTGCCGGCCGCTCGGCCACCGCCCAGACGGTCGCCAACATCCGCCACGAGCTCGGCCTCGACCAGCCGCTGATCGTCCAGTTCATCCATTATCTCGGCAATCTCGTGCAGGGCGATTTCGGCCGCTCCTACACCCAGAAGACCGAGGTGATGACGCTGATCCTGGCCCGCCTGCCGGCGACGCTGATCCTGATGGTCTCCGGCATCCTGGTCGAGGTGGCGATCGGCCTGACGCTCGGCACCGTCGCCGCTCTCAATCGCGGTGGCTTCGTCGACCGGCTGGTGATGACCGTCTCCTTCGTCGGCGTGTCGGCCCCGCAGTTCGTCGTCGCCCTGCTGCTGCTCTACGTCTTCGCGGCGACGCTGCAATGGTTCCCCATGTCCGGCTTCGGCACCTTCAACCACGTCGTGCTGCCGGCGCTGACCCTCGGCGTGCTGGGCGCCGGCTGGTATGCCCGCATGGTGCGCTCGGCGATGATCGACGTGCTCAACCAGGACTATGTCCGCACGGCGCGAGCCAAGGGCGTCGCCGAACGCAATGTCATCCTGCGCCATGCCGTGCCCAACGCGCTGTTGCCGATCGTCGCCATGATCGGCATCGACGTCGGCCAGTTCATGGGCGGCGTGGTGGTGGTCGAAGCCGTCTACGGCTGGCCCGGCATCGGCCAGCTCGCCTGGCAGGCGATCCAGCAGGTCGACATTCCCATCATCATGGGCGTCACGCTCATCTCCTCGCTCGCCATCGTGACCGGCAACCTGATCGCCGACCTCGTGGCGCCGCTGATCGACCCCAGAATCCGGGCCCGCTAG
- a CDS encoding SAM-dependent methyltransferase, with amino-acid sequence MDIPRIFNITESVHRIHNPMTADKLATLGAALRLEPGARVLDLGSGSGEMLCTWARDHGIVGTGVDLSRLFTEQAKRRAVELGVADKVEFIHADAAGHVSAEPVDVAACVGATWIAGGVGGCIELLSRSLRSGGIMLIGEPYWRQRPATDEIARGCLAHAVSDFLVLPELVASFGALGCDVVEMVLADQDGWDRYEAAKWLTMRRWLDANPDDELAGEVRAMLTSEPERYATYTRDYLGWGVFALMKR; translated from the coding sequence GTGGACATTCCGCGGATATTCAACATCACCGAAAGCGTCCATCGCATTCATAATCCGATGACGGCCGACAAGCTCGCCACGCTCGGCGCGGCGCTTCGTCTGGAGCCGGGCGCGCGCGTGCTCGATCTCGGCAGCGGCTCGGGCGAGATGCTGTGCACCTGGGCGCGCGATCATGGCATCGTCGGCACCGGCGTCGACCTGAGTCGTCTGTTCACCGAGCAGGCGAAGCGTCGGGCCGTTGAACTCGGCGTCGCCGACAAAGTCGAGTTCATCCATGCCGACGCGGCCGGCCATGTGTCCGCCGAGCCGGTCGACGTGGCGGCCTGTGTCGGCGCCACCTGGATCGCCGGTGGCGTCGGCGGCTGCATCGAGCTTCTGTCGCGCAGCCTGCGTTCCGGCGGCATTATGTTGATTGGCGAGCCCTATTGGCGGCAGCGGCCGGCGACCGACGAGATCGCCAGGGGCTGCCTTGCCCATGCGGTCTCCGACTTCCTCGTGCTGCCGGAGCTCGTCGCGTCCTTCGGCGCCCTCGGCTGCGACGTCGTCGAGATGGTCCTGGCCGATCAGGATGGCTGGGACCGCTACGAGGCGGCCAAATGGCTGACCATGCGCCGCTGGCTCGATGCCAACCCCGACGACGAACTGGCAGGCGAAGTGCGCGCCATGCTCACCTCGGAGCCCGAACGCTACGCCACCTACACGCGGGACTATCTGGGCTGGGGCGTGTTCGCGCTGATGAAGCGCTGA
- a CDS encoding ANTAR domain-containing response regulator, whose product MTAIPDLVGRKVAILHRPDEGIARLVRQLGLLGLEAHVQWTPLDLEATPADIVLVDADQGWSGLLPWSGEPAPVPMVALLQSEAPGRVAWAISEGALAILPKPVVPAAVYPALVLAVAAHARAVEAAARMERLEERLRMRPLVHAAVRSIEMAVQCDEEAAYASLRRAAMKRRITIEQTAAEMLAGVIPLSEAG is encoded by the coding sequence ATGACCGCGATCCCCGACCTCGTCGGCCGCAAGGTCGCCATTCTTCACCGTCCCGACGAAGGCATCGCCCGCCTCGTCCGCCAGCTCGGCCTGCTCGGCCTCGAGGCGCACGTGCAGTGGACGCCGCTGGATCTTGAGGCGACGCCGGCCGACATCGTGCTGGTGGATGCCGATCAGGGCTGGTCGGGCCTGTTGCCCTGGTCGGGCGAGCCGGCGCCGGTGCCGATGGTCGCCTTGCTGCAATCGGAAGCGCCCGGCCGCGTCGCCTGGGCAATCTCGGAAGGCGCGCTGGCCATCCTGCCCAAGCCGGTGGTGCCCGCCGCCGTCTATCCGGCGCTGGTGCTGGCCGTCGCCGCCCATGCCCGCGCGGTCGAGGCGGCCGCCCGCATGGAACGCTTGGAGGAGCGGCTTCGCATGCGCCCCCTGGTGCACGCCGCCGTCAGGTCCATCGAGATGGCGGTCCAGTGCGACGAGGAAGCGGCCTATGCCTCTCTCCGCCGCGCGGCCATGAAGCGCCGCATCACCATCGAACAGACGGCCGCCGAGATGCTGGCCGGCGTCATTCCCCTGTCGGAGGCCGGCTGA